In a genomic window of Onychostoma macrolepis isolate SWU-2019 chromosome 08, ASM1243209v1, whole genome shotgun sequence:
- the LOC131545184 gene encoding uncharacterized protein LOC131545184 isoform X1 — protein sequence MSCQVMTRPKFRPCPSCQTPNQASRKSCYVCFGSLSTKQKINDKVVSLDSQWGQSVKKSRNVGRIIDSARIAVRKLEAVGYKPILFIGKQNKKASNKWVADIITHLHPTPVTRNVLEKMRRAYEFILTKATSTAQQLDSDIPTAEQHNSPRQEQCSGSILEPESLTEDLPESLTVEQPESLTVEQPESLTVEQPENLTKESETSSPPPLPCSKSLQQRKERTKTSICSPAPSATSVSPPSLIPTDLSLPQSCPPPAASSISQSLSQEGPSVKKKRKGCRKCSRQKIFLFDKITGERINEASSIEVSVIDVCGKRKADVAKLGMTHGSLPASSSIFCQCLQIPAIFHHDSLLTLNAWTRQAHFCLLFFIKLFAQCIHSFSIFLKKLSF from the exons ATGTCTTGTCAAGTTATGACGAGGCCCAAATTCCGGCCCTGCCCATCTTGCCAGACTCCCAATCAGGCAAGCAGGAAAAGTTGTTATGTCTGCTTTGGAAGTCTGTccactaaacaaaaaataaatgacaaagtggTGTCACTGGATAGCCAGTGGGGGCAATCTGTcaagaaaagcagaaatgttgGGCGCATAATTGATTCTGCCCGTATTGCA GTGCGGAAACTTGAGGCAGTGGGTTACAagcccattttatttattggaaaacaaaataaaaaggctTCAAATAAGTGGGTTGCAGACATAATTACCCATCTGCACCCCACTCCTGTcacaagaaatgttttggagAAGATGCGAAGGGCTTATGAATTTATCTTGACTAAGG CAACCTCCACAGCACAGCAGCTGGACAGTGACATCCCCACAGCAGAGCAGCACAACAGCCCCCGTCAGGAGCAGTGCAGTGGTTCCATTCTGGAGCCGGAGAGCCTCACCGAGGACCTGCCGGAGAGCCTCACCGTGGAGCAGCCGGAGAGCCTCACCGTGGAGCAGCCGGAGAGCCTCACCGTGGAGCAGCCGGAGAATCTCACAAAGGAGTCCGAGACT TCTTCTCCACCTCCACTGCCATGCTCTAAGTCTTTGCAACAGAGGAAGGAAAGGACAAAAACCTCAATCTGTTCACCAGCACCTTCTGCCACCTCTGTCTCTCCTCCATCTCTTATCCCCACAGATCTCTCCCTTCCACAGTCTTGTCCTCCACCTGCTGCCTCTTCCATCTCCCAGTCCTTGAGTCAGGAGGGGCCAAGtgtgaagaagaaaagaaagg GTTGCCGAAAATGTAGTAGACAGAAGATCTTCCTGTTTGATAAAATAACTGGGGAAAGAATAAATGAg gcaaGCAGCATAGAAGTTTCTGTTATTGATGTCTGTGGCAAGAGAAAGGCTGATG TGGCTAAACTTGGGATGACACATGGGAGCCTGCCAGCGAGTTCCAGCATTTTTTGCCAGTGTCTCCAAATCCCAGCCATCTTTCACCATGACAGTCTCCTCACCCTGAACGCCTGGACTCGTCAAGCACACTTTTGCTTGCTGTTCTTCATTAAACTTTTTGCACAGTGCATACActcttttagtatttttttaaaaaagttgtcATTTTAA
- the LOC131545184 gene encoding uncharacterized protein LOC131545184 isoform X2, which produces MSCQVMTRPKFRPCPSCQTPNQASRKSCYVCFGSLSTKQKINDKVVSLDSQWGQSVKKSRNVGRIIDSARIAVRKLEAVGYKPILFIGKQNKKASNKWVADIITHLHPTPVTRNVLEKMRRAYEFILTKAQQLDSDIPTAEQHNSPRQEQCSGSILEPESLTEDLPESLTVEQPESLTVEQPESLTVEQPENLTKESETSSPPPLPCSKSLQQRKERTKTSICSPAPSATSVSPPSLIPTDLSLPQSCPPPAASSISQSLSQEGPSVKKKRKGCRKCSRQKIFLFDKITGERINEASSIEVSVIDVCGKRKADVAKLGMTHGSLPASSSIFCQCLQIPAIFHHDSLLTLNAWTRQAHFCLLFFIKLFAQCIHSFSIFLKKLSF; this is translated from the exons ATGTCTTGTCAAGTTATGACGAGGCCCAAATTCCGGCCCTGCCCATCTTGCCAGACTCCCAATCAGGCAAGCAGGAAAAGTTGTTATGTCTGCTTTGGAAGTCTGTccactaaacaaaaaataaatgacaaagtggTGTCACTGGATAGCCAGTGGGGGCAATCTGTcaagaaaagcagaaatgttgGGCGCATAATTGATTCTGCCCGTATTGCA GTGCGGAAACTTGAGGCAGTGGGTTACAagcccattttatttattggaaaacaaaataaaaaggctTCAAATAAGTGGGTTGCAGACATAATTACCCATCTGCACCCCACTCCTGTcacaagaaatgttttggagAAGATGCGAAGGGCTTATGAATTTATCTTGACTAAGG CACAGCAGCTGGACAGTGACATCCCCACAGCAGAGCAGCACAACAGCCCCCGTCAGGAGCAGTGCAGTGGTTCCATTCTGGAGCCGGAGAGCCTCACCGAGGACCTGCCGGAGAGCCTCACCGTGGAGCAGCCGGAGAGCCTCACCGTGGAGCAGCCGGAGAGCCTCACCGTGGAGCAGCCGGAGAATCTCACAAAGGAGTCCGAGACT TCTTCTCCACCTCCACTGCCATGCTCTAAGTCTTTGCAACAGAGGAAGGAAAGGACAAAAACCTCAATCTGTTCACCAGCACCTTCTGCCACCTCTGTCTCTCCTCCATCTCTTATCCCCACAGATCTCTCCCTTCCACAGTCTTGTCCTCCACCTGCTGCCTCTTCCATCTCCCAGTCCTTGAGTCAGGAGGGGCCAAGtgtgaagaagaaaagaaagg GTTGCCGAAAATGTAGTAGACAGAAGATCTTCCTGTTTGATAAAATAACTGGGGAAAGAATAAATGAg gcaaGCAGCATAGAAGTTTCTGTTATTGATGTCTGTGGCAAGAGAAAGGCTGATG TGGCTAAACTTGGGATGACACATGGGAGCCTGCCAGCGAGTTCCAGCATTTTTTGCCAGTGTCTCCAAATCCCAGCCATCTTTCACCATGACAGTCTCCTCACCCTGAACGCCTGGACTCGTCAAGCACACTTTTGCTTGCTGTTCTTCATTAAACTTTTTGCACAGTGCATACActcttttagtatttttttaaaaaagttgtcATTTTAA
- the LOC131545184 gene encoding uncharacterized protein LOC131545184 isoform X4: MSCQVMTRPKFRPCPSCQTPNQASRKSCYVCFGSLSTKQKINDKVVSLDSQWGQSVKKSRNVGRIIDSARIAVRKLEAVGYKPILFIGKQNKKASNKWVADIITHLHPTPVTRNVLEKMRRAYEFILTKATSTAQQLDSDIPTAEQHNSPRQEQCSGSILEPESLTEDLPESLTVEQPESLTVEQPESLTVEQPENLTKESETSSPPPLPCSKSLQQRKERTKTSICSPAPSATSVSPPSLIPTDLSLPQSCPPPAASSISQSLSQEGPSVKKKRKVAKLGMTHGSLPASSSIFCQCLQIPAIFHHDSLLTLNAWTRQAHFCLLFFIKLFAQCIHSFSIFLKKLSF, encoded by the exons ATGTCTTGTCAAGTTATGACGAGGCCCAAATTCCGGCCCTGCCCATCTTGCCAGACTCCCAATCAGGCAAGCAGGAAAAGTTGTTATGTCTGCTTTGGAAGTCTGTccactaaacaaaaaataaatgacaaagtggTGTCACTGGATAGCCAGTGGGGGCAATCTGTcaagaaaagcagaaatgttgGGCGCATAATTGATTCTGCCCGTATTGCA GTGCGGAAACTTGAGGCAGTGGGTTACAagcccattttatttattggaaaacaaaataaaaaggctTCAAATAAGTGGGTTGCAGACATAATTACCCATCTGCACCCCACTCCTGTcacaagaaatgttttggagAAGATGCGAAGGGCTTATGAATTTATCTTGACTAAGG CAACCTCCACAGCACAGCAGCTGGACAGTGACATCCCCACAGCAGAGCAGCACAACAGCCCCCGTCAGGAGCAGTGCAGTGGTTCCATTCTGGAGCCGGAGAGCCTCACCGAGGACCTGCCGGAGAGCCTCACCGTGGAGCAGCCGGAGAGCCTCACCGTGGAGCAGCCGGAGAGCCTCACCGTGGAGCAGCCGGAGAATCTCACAAAGGAGTCCGAGACT TCTTCTCCACCTCCACTGCCATGCTCTAAGTCTTTGCAACAGAGGAAGGAAAGGACAAAAACCTCAATCTGTTCACCAGCACCTTCTGCCACCTCTGTCTCTCCTCCATCTCTTATCCCCACAGATCTCTCCCTTCCACAGTCTTGTCCTCCACCTGCTGCCTCTTCCATCTCCCAGTCCTTGAGTCAGGAGGGGCCAAGtgtgaagaagaaaagaaagg TGGCTAAACTTGGGATGACACATGGGAGCCTGCCAGCGAGTTCCAGCATTTTTTGCCAGTGTCTCCAAATCCCAGCCATCTTTCACCATGACAGTCTCCTCACCCTGAACGCCTGGACTCGTCAAGCACACTTTTGCTTGCTGTTCTTCATTAAACTTTTTGCACAGTGCATACActcttttagtatttttttaaaaaagttgtcATTTTAA
- the LOC131545184 gene encoding uncharacterized protein LOC131545184 isoform X6 → MSCQVMTRPKFRPCPSCQTPNQASRKSCYVCFGSLSTKQKINDKVVSLDSQWGQSVKKSRNVGRIIDSARIAVRKLEAVGYKPILFIGKQNKKASNKWVADIITHLHPTPVTRNVLEKMRRAYEFILTKATSTAQQLDSDIPTAEQHNSPRQEQCSGSILEPESLTEDLPESLTVEQPESLTVEQPESLTVEQPENLTKESETSSPPPLPCSKSLQQRKERTKTSICSPAPSATSVSPPSLIPTDLSLPQSCPPPAASSISQSLSQEGPSVKKKRKGCRKCSRQKIFLFDKITGERINEWLNLG, encoded by the exons ATGTCTTGTCAAGTTATGACGAGGCCCAAATTCCGGCCCTGCCCATCTTGCCAGACTCCCAATCAGGCAAGCAGGAAAAGTTGTTATGTCTGCTTTGGAAGTCTGTccactaaacaaaaaataaatgacaaagtggTGTCACTGGATAGCCAGTGGGGGCAATCTGTcaagaaaagcagaaatgttgGGCGCATAATTGATTCTGCCCGTATTGCA GTGCGGAAACTTGAGGCAGTGGGTTACAagcccattttatttattggaaaacaaaataaaaaggctTCAAATAAGTGGGTTGCAGACATAATTACCCATCTGCACCCCACTCCTGTcacaagaaatgttttggagAAGATGCGAAGGGCTTATGAATTTATCTTGACTAAGG CAACCTCCACAGCACAGCAGCTGGACAGTGACATCCCCACAGCAGAGCAGCACAACAGCCCCCGTCAGGAGCAGTGCAGTGGTTCCATTCTGGAGCCGGAGAGCCTCACCGAGGACCTGCCGGAGAGCCTCACCGTGGAGCAGCCGGAGAGCCTCACCGTGGAGCAGCCGGAGAGCCTCACCGTGGAGCAGCCGGAGAATCTCACAAAGGAGTCCGAGACT TCTTCTCCACCTCCACTGCCATGCTCTAAGTCTTTGCAACAGAGGAAGGAAAGGACAAAAACCTCAATCTGTTCACCAGCACCTTCTGCCACCTCTGTCTCTCCTCCATCTCTTATCCCCACAGATCTCTCCCTTCCACAGTCTTGTCCTCCACCTGCTGCCTCTTCCATCTCCCAGTCCTTGAGTCAGGAGGGGCCAAGtgtgaagaagaaaagaaagg GTTGCCGAAAATGTAGTAGACAGAAGATCTTCCTGTTTGATAAAATAACTGGGGAAAGAATAAATGAg TGGCTAAACTTGGGATGA
- the LOC131545184 gene encoding uncharacterized protein LOC131545184 isoform X5 — protein MSCQVMTRPKFRPCPSCQTPNQVRKLEAVGYKPILFIGKQNKKASNKWVADIITHLHPTPVTRNVLEKMRRAYEFILTKATSTAQQLDSDIPTAEQHNSPRQEQCSGSILEPESLTEDLPESLTVEQPESLTVEQPESLTVEQPENLTKESETSSPPPLPCSKSLQQRKERTKTSICSPAPSATSVSPPSLIPTDLSLPQSCPPPAASSISQSLSQEGPSVKKKRKGCRKCSRQKIFLFDKITGERINEASSIEVSVIDVCGKRKADVAKLGMTHGSLPASSSIFCQCLQIPAIFHHDSLLTLNAWTRQAHFCLLFFIKLFAQCIHSFSIFLKKLSF, from the exons ATGTCTTGTCAAGTTATGACGAGGCCCAAATTCCGGCCCTGCCCATCTTGCCAGACTCCCAATCAG GTGCGGAAACTTGAGGCAGTGGGTTACAagcccattttatttattggaaaacaaaataaaaaggctTCAAATAAGTGGGTTGCAGACATAATTACCCATCTGCACCCCACTCCTGTcacaagaaatgttttggagAAGATGCGAAGGGCTTATGAATTTATCTTGACTAAGG CAACCTCCACAGCACAGCAGCTGGACAGTGACATCCCCACAGCAGAGCAGCACAACAGCCCCCGTCAGGAGCAGTGCAGTGGTTCCATTCTGGAGCCGGAGAGCCTCACCGAGGACCTGCCGGAGAGCCTCACCGTGGAGCAGCCGGAGAGCCTCACCGTGGAGCAGCCGGAGAGCCTCACCGTGGAGCAGCCGGAGAATCTCACAAAGGAGTCCGAGACT TCTTCTCCACCTCCACTGCCATGCTCTAAGTCTTTGCAACAGAGGAAGGAAAGGACAAAAACCTCAATCTGTTCACCAGCACCTTCTGCCACCTCTGTCTCTCCTCCATCTCTTATCCCCACAGATCTCTCCCTTCCACAGTCTTGTCCTCCACCTGCTGCCTCTTCCATCTCCCAGTCCTTGAGTCAGGAGGGGCCAAGtgtgaagaagaaaagaaagg GTTGCCGAAAATGTAGTAGACAGAAGATCTTCCTGTTTGATAAAATAACTGGGGAAAGAATAAATGAg gcaaGCAGCATAGAAGTTTCTGTTATTGATGTCTGTGGCAAGAGAAAGGCTGATG TGGCTAAACTTGGGATGACACATGGGAGCCTGCCAGCGAGTTCCAGCATTTTTTGCCAGTGTCTCCAAATCCCAGCCATCTTTCACCATGACAGTCTCCTCACCCTGAACGCCTGGACTCGTCAAGCACACTTTTGCTTGCTGTTCTTCATTAAACTTTTTGCACAGTGCATACActcttttagtatttttttaaaaaagttgtcATTTTAA
- the LOC131545184 gene encoding uncharacterized protein LOC131545184 isoform X3, protein MTRPKFRPCPSCQTPNQASRKSCYVCFGSLSTKQKINDKVVSLDSQWGQSVKKSRNVGRIIDSARIAVRKLEAVGYKPILFIGKQNKKASNKWVADIITHLHPTPVTRNVLEKMRRAYEFILTKATSTAQQLDSDIPTAEQHNSPRQEQCSGSILEPESLTEDLPESLTVEQPESLTVEQPESLTVEQPENLTKESETSSPPPLPCSKSLQQRKERTKTSICSPAPSATSVSPPSLIPTDLSLPQSCPPPAASSISQSLSQEGPSVKKKRKGCRKCSRQKIFLFDKITGERINEASSIEVSVIDVCGKRKADVAKLGMTHGSLPASSSIFCQCLQIPAIFHHDSLLTLNAWTRQAHFCLLFFIKLFAQCIHSFSIFLKKLSF, encoded by the exons ATGACGAGGCCCAAATTCCGGCCCTGCCCATCTTGCCAGACTCCCAATCAGGCAAGCAGGAAAAGTTGTTATGTCTGCTTTGGAAGTCTGTccactaaacaaaaaataaatgacaaagtggTGTCACTGGATAGCCAGTGGGGGCAATCTGTcaagaaaagcagaaatgttgGGCGCATAATTGATTCTGCCCGTATTGCA GTGCGGAAACTTGAGGCAGTGGGTTACAagcccattttatttattggaaaacaaaataaaaaggctTCAAATAAGTGGGTTGCAGACATAATTACCCATCTGCACCCCACTCCTGTcacaagaaatgttttggagAAGATGCGAAGGGCTTATGAATTTATCTTGACTAAGG CAACCTCCACAGCACAGCAGCTGGACAGTGACATCCCCACAGCAGAGCAGCACAACAGCCCCCGTCAGGAGCAGTGCAGTGGTTCCATTCTGGAGCCGGAGAGCCTCACCGAGGACCTGCCGGAGAGCCTCACCGTGGAGCAGCCGGAGAGCCTCACCGTGGAGCAGCCGGAGAGCCTCACCGTGGAGCAGCCGGAGAATCTCACAAAGGAGTCCGAGACT TCTTCTCCACCTCCACTGCCATGCTCTAAGTCTTTGCAACAGAGGAAGGAAAGGACAAAAACCTCAATCTGTTCACCAGCACCTTCTGCCACCTCTGTCTCTCCTCCATCTCTTATCCCCACAGATCTCTCCCTTCCACAGTCTTGTCCTCCACCTGCTGCCTCTTCCATCTCCCAGTCCTTGAGTCAGGAGGGGCCAAGtgtgaagaagaaaagaaagg GTTGCCGAAAATGTAGTAGACAGAAGATCTTCCTGTTTGATAAAATAACTGGGGAAAGAATAAATGAg gcaaGCAGCATAGAAGTTTCTGTTATTGATGTCTGTGGCAAGAGAAAGGCTGATG TGGCTAAACTTGGGATGACACATGGGAGCCTGCCAGCGAGTTCCAGCATTTTTTGCCAGTGTCTCCAAATCCCAGCCATCTTTCACCATGACAGTCTCCTCACCCTGAACGCCTGGACTCGTCAAGCACACTTTTGCTTGCTGTTCTTCATTAAACTTTTTGCACAGTGCATACActcttttagtatttttttaaaaaagttgtcATTTTAA